One genomic window of Vidua macroura isolate BioBank_ID:100142 chromosome 16, ASM2450914v1, whole genome shotgun sequence includes the following:
- the LOC128815460 gene encoding noggin-2-like produces the protein MTAIRALLLCLCLGLPAGGQPFLRLRPSPSDNLPVKDIVEHPDPEYDPKEQDLDERTLRKKLGSHFDPGFMAVAVPGPANASGAAAAAGRGRAALPAELRRLELGPPRGPRLRLGKKARRKVLQWLWAHTHCPVFYAWKDLGVRFWPRYIKEGNCLAEKSCSLPEGMFCKPVKSVTKTFLRWHCQGWSSQKYCTWIPVQYPLISECKCSC, from the coding sequence ATGACGGCGATCCgggcgctgctgctctgcctctgcctggggCTGCCGGCGGGCGGGCAGCCCTTCCTGCGCCTGCGACCCTCGCCCAGCGACAACCTGCCCGTCAAGGACATCGTGGAGCACCCGGACCCCGAGTACGACCCCAAGGAACAGGACCTGGACGAGAGGACGCTGAGGAAGAAGCTGGGCAGCCATTTCGACCCCGGCTTTATGGCCGTGGCCGTGCCGGGGCCAGCCAACGCCTCGggcgccgcggcggcggcggggcgggggcgggcggcgctgccggccgagctgcggcggctggagctggggccgCCCCGGGGTCCGCGCCTGCGGCTGGGCAAGAAGGCGCGGCGGAAGGtgctgcagtggctgtgggCGCACACCCACTGCCCCGTCTTCTACGCGtggaaggacctgggggtgcgCTTCTGGCCGCGCTACATCAAGGAGGGCAACTGCCTGGCCGAGAAGTCCTGCTCGCTGCCCGAGGGCATGTTCTGCAAGCCCGTCAAGTCGGTCACCAAGACCTTCCTGCGCTGGCATTGCCAGGGCTGGTCCAGTCAGAAGTACTGCACCTGGATCCCCGTGCAGTACCCGCTCATCTCCGAGTGCAAGTGCTCCTGCTAA